The Aedes aegypti strain LVP_AGWG chromosome 3, AaegL5.0 Primary Assembly, whole genome shotgun sequence genome contains a region encoding:
- the LOC5574781 gene encoding E3 ubiquitin-protein ligase RNF25, with protein sequence MDALIDEVESLEAILMDDVTIIRNSSGVPEMIETTVFPTVGEELDSQYVCITLQVLPGPAYPDVKPAIKLKNPRGLDDNIINNIEAAVRQKLDESVGQPVVFDLIDIIREHLTESNLPSGQCVICLYGFQEGDAFTKTACYHYLHSHCLACHLNASKRNYDDELAKMPVWKQKETKPYQAQCPVCREPIEVEVEPLSKCRPPSELINAPKFRVTDELKTLQAQMSRLYLHQKSRGGIIDLDAEEGNVIAIETEGANSEAPKGANEVPQVNTLAETLPVSQVHKQNSASAVNSQTFAQHDRGNSSRHFGAGPGGSRNHHQGNHRTNRAPQNGPGATVEVVEASQSQQNNSHHHHRGGGGHRHRRGGHHHHHRHHGGGGHHHRGDGGSSTATNANTGTSQKNMNNPCASGAR encoded by the exons CGGCGTTCCGGAGATGATCGAAACGACAGTGTTTCCCACAGTCGGCGAAGAATTGGACAGTCAGTACGTGTGCATAACCTTACAGGTGCTTCCGGGTCCCGCTTACCCGGATGTCAAACCGGCCATAAAGTTAAAAAACCCTCGAGGTCTCGATGATAACATTATCAACAACATCGAGGCGGCGGTGCGGCAAAAACTAGACGAATCCGTGGGCCAACCAGTGGTCTTCGATTTGATCGACATCATTCGGGAGCACTTGACTGAGAGTAACCTCCCTTCGGGGCAGTGCGTGATCTGTTTGTACGGCTTCCAAGAGGGGGACGCCTTCACTAAAACGGCATGCTATCACTATCTGCACAGTCATTGCCTGGCGTGCCATTTGAATGCTTCGAAGCGAAACTACGACGATGAGCTGGCCAAAATGCCAGTGTGGAAGCAGAAAGAAACCAAACCTTATCAGGCACAGTGTCCGGTTTGTAGGGAACCTATCGAGGTCGAAGTGGAACCACTGTCCAAATGCAGACCACCGAGTGAGCTGATCAATGCGCCCAAGTTTCGTGTCACCGATGAGCTCAAAACGTTGCAAGCACAAAtgagtcgactgtatttgcaCCAGAAGAGCAGGGGCGGAATCATCGATCTGGACGCCGAGGAGGGTAACGTGATTGCCATCGAAACAGAGGGTGCCAACAGTGAG GCACCAAAAGGTGCAAACGAAGTACCACAGGTAAACACTCTGGCAGAAACTCTACCGGTATCGCAAGTGCATAAGCAAAACAGCGCATCGGCGGTTAATAGTCAAACATTCGCACAACACGATCGCGGAAACTCGTCTAGACATTTCGGGGCTGGCCCCGGAGGGAGTCGAAATCATCATCAGGGTAACCATCGAACGAATCGTGCTCCTCAGAATGGACCAGGAGCAACTGTGGAGGTCGTTGAGGCTTCTCAGTCTCAGCAGAACAATTCTCACCATCATCATAGGGGAGGTGGTGGTCATCGTCATCGCCGAGGtggtcatcatcatcatcatcgccatcATGGCGGCGGAGGTCATCATCATAGAGGTGACGGCGGAAGTTCAACTGCAACCAATGCCAATACAGGAACCAGTCAGAAGAACATGAACAATCCCTGCGCATCCGGTGCTAGGTGA